A window of Peromyscus eremicus chromosome 7, PerEre_H2_v1, whole genome shotgun sequence contains these coding sequences:
- the LOC131915620 gene encoding LOW QUALITY PROTEIN: alpha-mannosidase 2C1-like (The sequence of the model RefSeq protein was modified relative to this genomic sequence to represent the inferred CDS: inserted 1 base in 1 codon) — MAAAPFWKHWRTTFERVEKFVSPIYFTDCNLRGRLFGDSCPVTLSSFLTRERLPYEEAVQKNFSPAQIGDSFGPTWWTCWFWVELVIPEAWVGQEVHLCWESDGERLVWRDGETCPGEGLTKEGEKTSYVLTNNLGEGDPRSLTLYVEVACNGLLGAGKGSMIAAPDPEKMFQLSKAELAVFHRDVHKLLVDLELLLGVAKGLGDDNQRSFQALYTANQIVNVCDPAQPETYLAAKALASKFFGQHGGESQHTIHAMGHCHIDTGRTPTTGCVCCVSEAIAEGALGNQFVLFDDVPLYWDAWDVMDYHLETRKPVQGQAGTLAVGTEGGLRGSAWFLLQISPTSRLSQEVVLDIGCPYVRFHTEVHWHEAHKFLKVEFPARVRSPQATYEIQFGHLQRPTHYNTSWDWARYEVWAHRWIDLSECGFGLALLNNCKYGASVRGNVLSLSLLRAPKAPDVTADMGRHEFTYALMPHKGSFQEAGVINAAYNLNFPXLALPAPGPAPATTWSAFSVSSPAVLLETIKQARGGRG, encoded by the exons ATGGCCGCAGCGCCGTTCTGGAAGCATTGGCGGACCACTTTTGAGCGGGTGGAGAAGTTCGTGTCTCCGATCTACTTCACCGACTGTAACCTCCGCGGCAG GCTCTTCGGGGACAGCTGTCCGGTGACACTGTCCAGTTTCCTAACGCGGGAGAGGCTTCCCTATGAGGAGGCGGTGCAGAAGAACTTCAGCCCTGCGCAGATCGGCGACAGCTTCGGACCCAC ATGGTGGACCTGCTGGTTCTGGGTAGAACTGGTCATCCCCGAAGCATGGGTGGGCCAGGAAGTCCATCTTTGCTGGGAAAGTGATGGAGAAAGACTTGTCTGGCGTGATGGAGAAACCTGTCCAGGTGAG GGTTTGACCAAAGAGGGTGAGAAGACCAGTTATGTCCTGACCAATAATCTGGGGGAAGGAGACCCCCGGAG CTTGACCCTCTACGTGGAAGTGGCCTGCAATGGGCTTCTGGGGGCCGGGAAGGGAAGCATGATTGCAGCCCCTGACCCCGAGAAGATGTTCCAACTGAGCAAAGCTGAGCTGGCTGTGTTCCATCGTGATGTCCACAAGCTCCTGGTGGACCTGGAGCTGCTGCTGGGTGTGGCCAAG GGCCTCGGGGATGACAACCAGCGCAGTTTCCAGGCCTTGTATACAGCCAATCAGATCGTGAATGTGTGTGACCCCGCCCAGCCCGAGACCTACTTAGCTGCCAAGGCCCTGGCCTCCAAGTTCTTTGGCCAACATGGAGGTGAAAGTCAACATACCATCCATGCCATGGGTCACTGCCACATCGATACAGGTAGGACACCAACCACTGGTT GTGTTTGCTGTGTATC GGAGGCCATTGCTGAGGGTGCCCTGGGGAACCAGTTCGTGCTGTTCGATGATGTACCACTGTACTGGGATGCGTGGGATGTCATGGATTATCATCTAGAGACACG GAAGCCTgtgcagggccaggcagggacCCTGGCGGTAGGCACTGAAGGTGGCCTTCGGGGCAGTGCCTGGTTTCTGCTGCAGATCAGCCCCACTAGTCGGCTCAGCCAGGAGGTTGTGCTCGACATTGGTTGCCCCTATGTCCGCTTCCACACTGAG GTGCACTGGCATGAGGCCCACAAGTTCCTGAAGGTGGAGTTCCCTGCTCGCGTACGGAGCCCCCAGGCTACCTATGAGATCCAGTTTGGGCACCTTCAGAGACCCACCCACTATAACACCTCTTGGGACTGGGCTCGGTATGAG GTGTGGGCGCACCGCTGGATAGATCTGTCTGAGTGTGGCTTTGGGCTGGCCCTGCTCAACAACTGCAAGTATGGAGCGTCGGTCCGAGGCAATGTCCTCAGCCTCTCcct CTTGCGTGCACCCAAGGCCCCAGATGTTACTGCTGACATGGGGCGCCATGAATTCACTTACGCCTTGATGCCACACAAGG GTTCCTTCCAAGAAGCTGGTGTTATCAATGCTGCCTACAACCTCAACTTCC TGCTGGCTCTGCCAGCTCCAGGCCCGGCACCTGCCACCACCTGGAGTGCCTTTTCTGTGTCTTCCCCAGCAGTCTTGTTGGAGACCATCAAGCAGGCAAGGGGCGGGAGAGGCTAG
- the LOC131914335 gene encoding endonuclease 8-like 1, whose amino-acid sequence MPEGPELHLASCFVNETCKGLVFGGCVEKSSVSRNPEVPFESSAYHISALARGKELCLTLSPLPGAQPPQKPLSLVFHFGMSGSFQLAPADALLPHAHLRFYTAPPAPRLALCFVDIQCFGHWDPGGEWQPGRGPCVLLEYERFRDNVLRNLSDKAFDRPICEALLDQRFFNGIGNYLRAEILYRLKIPPFEKARTVLEAVQQSRLSPELTLSQKIKVKLQNPDLLELCHLVPKEVVQLGGKGYGPDRGEEDFAAFRAWLQCYGMPGMSSLRDRHGRTIWFQGDPGPLAPKGGRSRKKKPRETQPGAGDTEEDHPLSGKSISRTRRARKHPPKSIAQQSEGSSLQRNRETPTAPKKGKRRGRPETTGGPSSTSSWSWKGTPGSGSSGRLGGNRVDRGRKA is encoded by the exons ATGCCGGAGGGCCCAGAGCTGCACCTTGCCAGCTGTTTTGTGAATGAGACGTGTAAAGGGCTCGTATTTGGCGGGTGTGTGGAGAAGTCCTCTGTCAGCCGCAACCCCGAGGTGCCCTTTGAGAGCAGTGCCTACCATATCTCAGCCTTAGCCCGAGGCAAGGAGCTGTGCCTGACCTTGAGCCCCCTGCCTGGTGCCCAGCCCCCTCAGAAGCCACTGTCCCTTGTCTTCCACTTTGGTATGTCTGGGTCCTTCCAGCTGGCACCTGCAGATGCCCTGCTGCCCCATGCCCATCTACGTTTTTACACGGCCCCACCTGCCCCCCGGCTTGCCCTTTGTTTCGTGGACATCCAATGCTTTGGCCACTGGGACCCTGGGGGTGAATGGCAGCCAGGCCGTGGACCCTGTGTCTTGCTGGAGTATGAACGGTTCAG GGACAACGTACTTCGGAACCTGTCAGACAAAGCCTTTGACCGGCCCATCTGCGAGGCCTTGTTGGACCAGAGATTCTTCAATGGCATTGGCAATTATCTTCGGGCAGAGATCTTGTACCG GCTGAAGATCCCCCCTTTCGAGAAGGCCCGGACAGTTCTAGAGGCCGTGCAGCAGTCCCGGCTG AGCCCAGAGCTGACCCTGAGCCAGAAGATCAAGGTCAAACTGCAGAATCCAGACCTGCTGGAACTGTGTCACTTGGTGCCCAAGGAAGTGGTTCAGCTGG GGGGCAAAGGCTACGGGCCAGACCGTGGAGAGGAGGATTTTGCTGCCTTTCGAGCCTGGCTGCAGTGCTATGGCAtgccaggcatgagttccctGCGAGACCGGCATGGCCGTACCATCTGGTTCCAG GGTGATCCCGGACCCTTGGCACCTAAAG GGGGCAGGTCCCGAAAAAAAAAGCCACGGGAGACACAGCCGGGGGCTGGAGACACAGAAGAG GACCATCCGCTCTCAGGCAAGTCCATTTCCAGGACTCGGAGGGCCAGGAAACACCCTCCTAAGAGTATAGCTCAACAGTCTGAAGGGAGCAGCCTCCAACGAAACCGGGAAACCCCCACAGCCcccaagaaaggaaagagaagggggcgACCGGAAACCACAGGTGGACCTTCTTCAacatcctcctggagctggaaaggGACCCCGGGGAGTGGCTCTTCAGGGAGGCTGGGAGGTAACAGGgtggacagagggaggaaggccTAG